From a region of the Lepus europaeus isolate LE1 chromosome 17, mLepTim1.pri, whole genome shotgun sequence genome:
- the LOC133775730 gene encoding LOW QUALITY PROTEIN: actin-related protein 2/3 complex subunit 2-like (The sequence of the model RefSeq protein was modified relative to this genomic sequence to represent the inferred CDS: inserted 1 base in 1 codon), protein MILLEVNNRIIKETLTLKFENAAAGNKPEAVEVTFADFDGVLYHISNPNGDKTKVMVSISLKFYKELQAHGADELLKRVYGSFLVNPESGYNVSLLYDLENLPASKDSIVPQAGMLKRNCFASVFEKYFQFQEEGKEGENRAVIHYRDDETMYVESKKDRVTVVFSTVFKDDDDVVIGKVFMQEFKEGRRASHTXPQVLFSHREPPLELKDTDAAVGDNIGSITFVLFPRHTNASARDNTIYLIHTFRDYLHYHIKCSRAHIHTRMRAKTSGFLKVLNRARPDAEKKEMKTITGKTFSSR, encoded by the exons ATGATCCTGCTGGAGGTGAACAACCGCATCATCAAGGAGACGCTCACTCTCAAGTTCGAGAACGCGGCCGCCGGAAACAAACCAGAAGCAGTAGAAGTAACCTTTGCAGATTTTGATGGAGTCCTCTATCATATTTCAAATCCTAATGGAGACAAAACAAAGGTGATGGTCAGTATTTCTTTGAAATTCTACAAAGAACTTCAGGCACATGGTGCTGACGAGTTATTAAAAAGGGTGTACGGGAGTTTCTTGGTGAATCCAGAATCAGGATATAATGTCTCTTTGCTATATGACCTTGAAAATCTGCCTGCATCCAAGGATTCCATTGTACCTCAAGCTGGCATGTTGAAGCGAAACTGTTTTGCCTCTGTCTTTGAGAAATACTTCCAATTCCAAGAAGAAGGCAAAGAAGGCGAGAACAGGGCAGTTATCCATTATAGGGATGATGAGACCATGTATGTTGAGTctaaaaaggacagagtcaccgTAGTCTTCAGCACCGTGTTTAAGGATGACGATGACGTGGTCATTGGAAAGGTGTTCATGCAGGAGTTCAAAGAAGGACGCAGAGCCAGTCACA GCCCCCAGGTCCTCTTTAGCCACAGGGAGCCTCCTCTGGAGCTGAAAGACACGGATGCTGCTGTGGGCGACAACATTGGCAGTATCACCTTTGTGCTGTTCCCTCGCCACACCAACGCCAGTGCCCGAGATAACACCATCTACCTGATCCACACGTTCCGGGACTACCTGCACTACCACATCAAGTGCTCTCGGGCCCATATTCACACACGTATGCGGGCAAAAACATCTGGCTTCCTCAAGGTGCTGAACCGTGCACGCCCAGATGctgagaagaaagaaatgaaaacaatcacGGGGAAGACGTTTTCATCCCGCTAA